The Paramisgurnus dabryanus chromosome 1, PD_genome_1.1, whole genome shotgun sequence genome includes a window with the following:
- the mto1 gene encoding protein MTO1 homolog, mitochondrial, whose translation MFVKRLHVLRKALSTCSIPVAEVHTQHYDVIVVGGGHAGTEGAAAASRVGAKTLLITQKIQTIGALSCNPSLGGVGKGHLVKEIDALDGVMGRAGDWAGIHFSILNRSKGPAVWGPRAQLDRGRYRDFIQSELLSTERLTILEGSVEDLLVSTADPDKPGRHKVYGIRLANGGGEIHCGSVVLTTGTFLSGSLFMGQNSSPGGRMGDPPSCVGLSHCLKEILGLKVGRLRTGTPPRIIKDTIDFSLTDIRLPDEKPTPFSFINTQTNCKPEDQLPCFLTYTTPGVERVVNESIHVNSHIHQDTKGPRYCPSIESKVLRFPGRRHQVWLEPEGWSSDLIYPQGLSMTMPPDKQLCLIREIPGLQQAHIQTPGYGVQYDFVCPTQLYPWLQVKSTQGLFLAGQINGTTGYEEAAAQGLWAGVNAGRTSLSKNSLSLSRTQSYIGVLIDDLVGRGVTEPYRMFTSRAEFRTSLRPDNADIRLTPRGFEEMGCVSKQRYTEALQVQGRLNEALSALQSISLPAARWRNKLQHVNISENKSTILNGEEVLQYKEVSFQMLASAFPKLLSPYQEFSERIKVEALYRPHCEKQRREMERMQVEESLCLPEDIDYLTLPVSLSKEVREILDRARPNTLGAATRLQGITPAAIVHLLNYVQREKQRNQGTGKAVNCFG comes from the exons ATGTTTGTAAAGAGACTGCATGTGCTACGCAAGGCTTTATCAACTTGCTCCATTCCGGTTGCTGAAGTCCACACTCAACATTATGACGTCATCGTGGTGGGTGGGGGTCATGCCGGGACTGAAGGAGCAGCCGCAGCCAGCAGAGTTGGGGCAAAGACACTGCTAATCACACAGAAAATACAAACTATTG GGGCGCTTTCATGTAACCCATCTCTGGGAGGTGTGGGGAAAGGTCATCTGGTAAAGGAGATCGATGCTCTGGATGGTGTGATGGGACGGGCAGGTGACTGGGCTGGCATTCACTTCTCCATTCTTAACCGTAGTAAGGGGCCTGCAGTATGGGGCCCCAGGGCTCAGCTCGACCGTGGACGCTACAGAGACTTTATACAG TCTGAGCTTTTATCTACAGAGAGACTGACCATCTTGGAGGGGTCGGTGGAGGATCTTCTGGTATCTACAGCTGACCCAGATAAACCTGGAAGACATAAAGTGTATGGAATACGCTTGG CTAATGGAGGGGGTGAAATCCATTGCGGCTCTGTGGTTTTGACCACTGGCACTTTCCTGTCTGGTTCTCTCTTCATGGGACAGAATTCATCTCCAGGGGGGCGAATGGGTGATCCTCCTTCCTGCGTTGGTCTCTCTCATTGTTTGAAAGAGATTTTGGGCTTGAAGGTTGGCCGACTCAGGACTGGTACTCCTCCCAGAATCATCAAAGATACGATTGATTTCTCCCTCACCGATATTCGTTTGCCCGATGAAAAGCCCACTCCGTTCAGCTTCattaacacacaaacaaactgcAAG CCGGAGGACCAACTTCCATGTTTTTTAACCTACACAACACCTGGAGTAGAGAGAGTGGTGAACGAGAGCATCCATGTGAACTCACACATCCACCAAGACACTAAAGGACCCAG GTACTGTCCCTCCATTGAGTCAAAAGTGTTGAGATTTCCTGGAAGACGGCACCAGGTATGGCTGGAACCTGAAGGTTGGAGTTCTGACCTCATATACCCTCAGGGTTTGTCCATGACGATGCCCCCTGATAAGCAGCTTTGCCTCATTCGAGAGATCCCAGGTCTACAGCAAGCTCACATTCAGACTCCAG GTTATGGGGTGCAGTATGACTTTGTCTGTCCAACACAACTCTACCCATGGCTGCAAGTGAAAAGCACTCAGGGTCTCTTCCTGGCTGGGCAGATTAATGGGACAACAGGCTATGAGGAGGCAGCAGCACAG GGTCTATGGGCTGGAGTGAATGCAGGAAGGACATCTCTTTCCAAGAATTCACTGTCTCTCTCACGCACTCAGAGCTACATTGGTGTTCTCATCGATGATCTAGTTGGTCGTGGAGTGACCGAACCATACCGTATGTTCACAAGCAGGGCAGAGTTCAGGACTTCACTTAGACCAGACAATGCTGACATTCGACTTACCCCCAGAG gTTTTGAGGAGATGGGCTGTGTGTCTAAGCAACGCTATACTGAAGCTCTTCAAGTTCAAGGGAGACTGAATGAGGCCCTCTCTGCCCTGCAGTCTATCTCACTACCTGCTGCTCGCTGGAGGAATAAACTGCAACATGTCAACATCAGTGAAAATAAGAGCACCATTCTCAA TGGAGAGGAGGTGTTGCAGTATAAAGAGGTTTCCTTCCAGATGTTGGCATCTGCCTTCCCAAAGCTGCTATCCCCGTATCAAGAGTTCTCAGAGAGAATTAAAGTTGAAG CTTTATACCGCCCTCACTGTGAAAAGCAGAGAAGAGAAATGGAGCGAATGCAAGTAGAGGAGAGTTTGTGTTTGCCTGAGGACATTGACTACCTTACTCTCCCTGTGTCTCTCTCCAAGGAGGTCAGAGAGATTTTGGATAGAGCCAGACCAAATACA TTGGGAGCAGCTACTCGTCTGCAAGGCATCACCCCAGCAGCCATAGTTCATCTGCTCAACTACGTGCAGAGAGAAAAACAAAGGAATCAGGGCACAGGAAAAGCTGTcaattgctttggatga
- the adprh gene encoding ADP-ribosylarginine hydrolase, giving the protein MDRPVSVEHYKAGMLLSGVGDAIGYRNQLWEYNQSGPAIHQELQDLGGLKNICAELPDWPVSDDTVLHLATAEALATGKEGEELLHEVAFGYVKAMKDMEGRKPGPSSILGVSQLRPGIEGGFRIPYNPEGTGCGAAMRSMCIGLRYPRPEQLSSLVAVAVETGRMTHPHPTGFLGAVASALFTAYAVQRRPIMTWGLGLLEEACPVAKKFIQSTGYAVTETEKDWDYFTEKWKWYLNLRALSSGTGPVNWPDQYGPAERDEVYKSFSLSGWAGRSGHDAPMIALDSLLGAGSNWEELMGRAGFHGGDSDSTAVIACCCWGLLYGKEGVPECNYRNLEYRDRLESTAQKLYALSCR; this is encoded by the exons ATGGACCG TCCTGTATCTGTGGAGCATTATAAAGCAGGCATGCTGCTCAGCGGTGTAGGAGATGCGATTGGTTACAGGAATCAGCTGTGGGAATACAACCAGTCTGGCCCTGCTATCCACCAG GAACTACAAGACCTTGGAGGGCTTAAAAACATCTGTGCGGAACTTCCTGATTGGCCTGTTAGTGATGACACGGTACTTCACCTGGCAACTGCTGAGGCCCTAGCAACAG GAAAAGAAGGTGAGGAGTTACTGCACGAGGTTGCTTTTGGTTATGTAAAGGCAATGAAGGACATGGAAGGAAGAAAGCCTGGACCATCCAGCATTCTGG GTGTTTCTCAGTTACGGCCGGGCATTGAAGGGGGTTTCAGGATTCCCTACAATCCAGAGGGGACGGGTTGTGGGGCAGCAATGAGGTCAATGTGCATCGGCCTTAG ATATCCTCGTCCTGAGCAACTCTCCTCACTGGTTGCAGTGGCTGTGGAGACTGGAAGAATGACTCATCCTCATCCAACTGGATTTCTTGGTGCTGTGGCTTCAGCCTTGTTCACCGCTTATGCAGTCCAGCGCAGACCAATCATGACTTGGGGTCTGGGTTTGTTGGAGGAGGCTTGTCCGGTagcaaagaaatttatacaatCTACAGGATATGCTGTTACTGAGACTGAGAAGGACTGGGACTACTTCACTGAGAAATGGAAATG GTACTTGAATCTCAGAGCATTGTCTTCTGGGACTGGACCAGTTAACTGGCCAGACCAATATGGGCCAGCTGAACGAGATGAGGTCTACAAAAGCTTTAGCCTATCAGGGTGGGCTGGTCGTAGTGGTCATGATGCTCCGATGATAGCTCTGGATTCTCTGTTGGGGGCCGGTTCAAACTGGGAGGAACTCATGGGACGAGCCGGATTTCATGGAG GAGACAGCGACAGTACTGCAGTGATCGCCTGCTGCTGTTGGGGTCTACTGTATGGAAAAGAGGGAGTGCCCGAGTGTAACTATAGAAACCTGGAGTACAGGGATCGACTGGAAAGCACAGCACAAAAGCTTTATGCTCTTTCTTGCAGATAA